The following proteins are encoded in a genomic region of Methanoculleus bourgensis MS2:
- a CDS encoding DUF1614 domain-containing protein — MATELPAIAILPVPFSPEQVIIALAVLIPALVIFNFLLISEEVFESIGFGFYQAVLVTAGALIGSLINIPLIPVGEAVIAVNVGGAVIPLIVTLGMVARGLPRPQALAAIVIVSIVAYVFATPVPGLGITMPFYIAPLAGATAGLLLARGCRAAPGLAYAGGTMGTLLGADILNLANPAVLTALAGGKTTVLSIGGAGIFDGIFITGVLSVLLAGFAGRRLREKAGVCPQERWE, encoded by the coding sequence ATGGCGACCGAGCTTCCCGCGATAGCGATCCTGCCGGTGCCCTTCAGCCCGGAGCAGGTCATCATCGCCCTGGCCGTCCTCATACCGGCCCTGGTCATATTCAACTTCCTCCTCATCAGCGAGGAGGTCTTTGAGTCGATCGGGTTCGGATTTTACCAGGCGGTGCTGGTGACCGCAGGGGCGCTCATCGGGAGCCTCATCAACATACCGCTGATCCCGGTCGGTGAGGCCGTCATCGCGGTCAACGTGGGCGGAGCCGTCATCCCGCTCATCGTGACCCTCGGGATGGTCGCAAGAGGCCTCCCCCGGCCACAGGCCCTCGCTGCCATCGTCATTGTATCGATCGTCGCCTACGTGTTCGCAACACCGGTCCCCGGCCTCGGGATCACCATGCCGTTCTACATCGCGCCCCTGGCGGGAGCCACGGCAGGGCTCCTCCTCGCCCGCGGCTGCCGCGCCGCCCCCGGACTCGCCTACGCGGGCGGGACCATGGGCACCCTGCTCGGCGCCGACATCCTCAACCTCGCCAATCCCGCAGTGCTCACGGCGCTCGCCGGAGGCAAAACAACAGTCCTCTCCATAGGCGGGGCCGGGATATTCGACGGCATCTTCATCACCGGCGTGCTCTCGGTCCTGCTTGCGGGGTTTGCAGGAAGACGCCTCCGGGAGAAGGCAGGAGTCTGCCCGCAGGAGCGGTGGGAGTGA
- the mmp3 gene encoding methyl-coenzyme M reductase-associated protein Mmp3 produces MEVLLDGKRVQVPEDSRLSDLLPDRDPRFSVAVIRPVLEEEAESQEVRFVTTAGDMVVEVADPALVSRIFAPGLAEKLRLHWQDRYTAAFGPFESGVRPAREPGRYERGDVILGCGGYDPARSYLIFSRMRHTADHGAAADGGVIGRVVTGRGLLDRIGTGDRITAVERILRRADRSHAVVTRDGDFPLEDGMQVVSYVEAAVQGWESGNVDTGAARSVEHFLLSVKEGRFQVGRSTSTHVVDTHLVPAKVPLEFSGPRLEGAVTVRTAGKSSGAVYIYTQGVSASAAHTVVGQVIHGIELVRFAGEGDLLAIRAEPEKFDLVGFALAEAEAVAARRGVTLTSDETGGDRVVVGQTPATTLEVLAAGAVKVATEPPGAVISITLDEAAAPRSVTIFREATGLKHHDVGKMPLVFRFEDVSLFKPKIGKGIGIIPENVPTGEVPAFTLAMTNDSRRGAGMVGVRASANAEFGPTSEPLTGTNIIGKVLDAEKLEQMREGTTVYVREVK; encoded by the coding sequence ATGGAGGTTCTTCTGGACGGAAAACGTGTTCAGGTTCCGGAGGATTCCCGGCTTTCCGACCTCCTCCCCGACCGGGATCCCCGGTTCAGCGTCGCCGTCATCAGGCCGGTGCTCGAGGAGGAGGCTGAGTCGCAGGAGGTCAGGTTTGTCACCACGGCCGGCGATATGGTCGTCGAGGTGGCGGATCCGGCACTGGTCTCCCGGATTTTTGCGCCCGGACTTGCTGAGAAGCTCCGGCTGCACTGGCAGGACCGCTACACCGCCGCCTTCGGGCCGTTTGAGTCGGGCGTTCGGCCGGCACGGGAACCGGGCCGCTACGAGCGGGGCGACGTCATCCTTGGGTGCGGCGGCTACGACCCCGCCCGGTCCTATCTGATATTCTCGCGTATGCGGCATACCGCCGATCACGGGGCCGCGGCGGACGGCGGCGTCATCGGCAGGGTCGTCACCGGCAGAGGGCTGCTCGACCGTATCGGGACCGGCGACCGGATCACCGCGGTCGAGCGGATACTCAGGCGTGCCGACCGGTCGCACGCGGTCGTCACCCGGGACGGGGACTTCCCGCTCGAGGACGGCATGCAGGTCGTCTCCTACGTGGAGGCCGCAGTGCAGGGCTGGGAGAGCGGGAATGTCGATACCGGGGCCGCCCGGAGCGTCGAACACTTCCTCCTTTCCGTGAAAGAAGGGCGGTTCCAGGTGGGTCGGTCAACCAGCACCCATGTCGTCGATACGCACCTGGTCCCCGCGAAGGTCCCGCTGGAGTTCTCAGGTCCAAGGCTCGAGGGGGCCGTCACGGTCAGGACCGCCGGCAAGTCCTCCGGGGCGGTCTACATCTACACACAGGGCGTATCGGCAAGCGCGGCGCACACCGTCGTCGGACAGGTGATCCACGGTATCGAGCTCGTGCGGTTTGCCGGTGAAGGCGATCTCCTTGCCATCAGGGCCGAACCAGAGAAGTTTGACCTGGTCGGCTTTGCGCTTGCAGAGGCGGAGGCGGTCGCCGCCCGGCGGGGGGTCACCCTCACCAGCGACGAGACCGGGGGAGACCGGGTGGTGGTCGGGCAGACCCCGGCGACGACGCTTGAGGTGCTCGCCGCAGGAGCGGTTAAGGTCGCAACAGAGCCGCCCGGAGCCGTCATCAGCATCACCCTCGACGAGGCGGCGGCGCCCCGGTCGGTCACGATCTTTCGTGAGGCGACCGGGCTCAAGCACCACGACGTCGGGAAGATGCCGCTCGTCTTCAGGTTCGAGGACGTCTCCCTCTTCAAACCGAAGATCGGGAAGGGTATCGGGATCATCCCTGAGAACGTTCCCACGGGAGAGGTGCCGGCGTTCACCCTTGCGATGACCAACGATTCCCGGCGGGGCGCCGGCATGGTCGGTGTCCGGGCCTCGGCGAACGCCGAGTTCGGCCCGACGTCCGAGCCGCTGACGGGCACGAACATCATCGGGAAGGTGCTGGATGCGGAGAAACTCGAGCAGATGCGCGAAGGGACGACGGTATACGTGAGGGAGGTGAAGTGA
- a CDS encoding methanogenesis marker 6 protein: protein MAEYTPGYVGTVTKYVFVESPSMTPGELALRAYEVSEGVLIKETCFGLQVTGEPEAVDHLIAEIRGFDPTHIFVKDRGFPPGDPRRCRANLGGARPGYLGHEREFRILRYITRGLEALERGEEVPEAAPASGKKPGLDIQRLQEIIDEES, encoded by the coding sequence TTGGCTGAGTACACACCAGGCTACGTCGGCACAGTGACCAAATACGTCTTTGTCGAGTCCCCGTCCATGACCCCGGGCGAGCTTGCGCTCAGGGCATACGAGGTCTCCGAAGGCGTCCTGATCAAGGAGACGTGTTTCGGGCTGCAGGTGACGGGTGAACCTGAGGCGGTCGACCACCTCATCGCCGAGATCCGCGGCTTCGACCCCACCCACATATTCGTCAAGGACCGCGGGTTCCCGCCCGGGGATCCCCGGCGATGCCGGGCGAACCTCGGCGGGGCGAGGCCGGGCTACCTCGGCCACGAGCGGGAGTTCCGGATCCTCCGCTACATCACCCGCGGTCTTGAAGCCCTTGAACGGGGGGAAGAGGTGCCTGAAGCGGCACCGGCATCCGGGAAGAAACCCGGGCTTGATATTCAACGATTACAAGAAATTATTGACGAGGAGTCCTGA
- a CDS encoding methanogenesis marker 15 protein: MSRKVRIAQLSCGPEYSGVQKEIYDAAEAVGAEVFFPDIALADVERAVEEFGLDVRSADLKLMIARGLALVDGKVDADGVFIGTCFRCAEAAIVRNELRRYIPEHSKLPVVSYSFTERTTSGTLLTRMEALTTIARRRALLAREEQTGITMGVDSGSSTTKAVVMKDNEIVGTGWHPTTEVLKSAESAVADALEMAGLTRDDIQATGTTGYGRFLIGKHLGADLVQEELTVNSKGAVYLADHQRGASTVIDIGGMDNKAISVIDGIPGTFTMGGICAGASGRFLEMTAKRLGVDITELGPLAMKGMGKNVPMNSYCIVFGTQSLVNALAAGSSREDVAAAACHSVAEQVFEQQLQEIDIKEPVIMVGGTSLIEGLVYAMGQLLQTKIIVPPYSQYIGAVGSALLASGFVKGE, translated from the coding sequence GTGAGCCGAAAGGTGAGGATCGCCCAGCTCTCCTGCGGGCCCGAGTACAGCGGCGTCCAGAAGGAGATCTACGATGCCGCCGAGGCGGTCGGTGCGGAGGTCTTCTTCCCCGATATAGCGCTCGCCGACGTCGAGCGGGCGGTCGAGGAGTTCGGTCTGGATGTCCGGAGCGCCGACCTCAAACTGATGATCGCCCGGGGCCTGGCCCTCGTGGACGGGAAGGTGGATGCGGACGGGGTCTTCATCGGCACCTGTTTCCGGTGCGCTGAGGCTGCGATCGTCAGGAATGAGCTTCGCCGCTACATCCCGGAACACTCAAAGCTCCCGGTGGTGAGTTACTCATTCACCGAGCGGACGACCTCGGGAACCCTTCTCACGCGGATGGAGGCCCTGACCACCATCGCCCGGCGGAGAGCGCTCCTTGCCCGCGAGGAGCAGACCGGGATCACGATGGGTGTCGACTCAGGCTCGAGCACCACAAAGGCTGTCGTGATGAAGGATAACGAGATCGTCGGCACCGGCTGGCACCCGACGACCGAGGTGCTCAAGAGCGCCGAGAGCGCGGTCGCGGACGCGCTCGAGATGGCGGGCCTTACCCGGGATGATATCCAGGCTACCGGCACCACCGGGTACGGGCGGTTCCTGATCGGCAAGCACCTCGGGGCCGACCTGGTCCAGGAGGAACTGACGGTGAACTCGAAGGGCGCCGTCTACCTCGCCGACCACCAGCGGGGCGCCTCGACCGTCATCGATATCGGCGGTATGGACAACAAGGCGATCAGCGTCATCGACGGTATCCCGGGAACCTTCACGATGGGCGGCATCTGCGCCGGTGCGAGCGGTCGGTTCCTGGAGATGACCGCGAAGCGTCTCGGCGTGGACATCACCGAGCTCGGTCCGCTTGCCATGAAGGGCATGGGGAAGAACGTCCCGATGAACAGTTACTGTATTGTCTTTGGGACCCAGAGCCTGGTGAACGCCCTCGCGGCAGGGAGCTCGCGGGAGGATGTGGCGGCCGCAGCCTGCCACAGCGTTGCGGAACAGGTCTTTGAACAGCAGTTGCAGGAGATCGATATCAAGGAGCCGGTGATCATGGTCGGCGGCACCTCGCTGATCGAGGGGCTGGTCTATGCGATGGGTCAGCTCCTGCAGACCAAGATCATCGTCCCGCCCTACTCGCAGTACATCGGCGCGGTCGGGTCTGCCCTGCTTGCGTCCGGATTTGTCAAGGGAGAGTAG
- a CDS encoding methanogenesis marker 7 protein, translating into MTTLVPVTYKGGVYRHDEIMDLIDDLGGYVVQKHVMAQDVVLQSFVPRDDIDLIREVAKPLAGEVAEAPLVGTEIAVVSPSLEIHHLPHTACDIAEYLRRAGAKTNMVGLARGFGKRIANLNDEERDIINEHDLAVYALGNFEECIREKLPAIRQGIHVPIVVTGAPDRETLVRIIDPPVQGYVGGVGRIMHRFKRPEELAKLDELVEEVSRTLDARRDDLARDPLSVFPPRLMAILEEQIYEVTMLTHPTPVTAQMEGLRVKLPYEFYADDLRTLEVADGVTLGDIADVLPSRMRNYILIRIKPFSETGILV; encoded by the coding sequence GTGACGACGCTGGTGCCGGTGACCTACAAGGGAGGTGTCTACCGGCATGACGAGATCATGGACCTGATCGACGACCTCGGGGGGTATGTCGTGCAGAAACACGTCATGGCCCAGGACGTCGTGCTCCAGTCGTTTGTGCCGCGGGACGATATCGACCTGATACGGGAGGTTGCAAAACCGCTAGCCGGCGAGGTGGCGGAGGCGCCCCTCGTCGGGACCGAGATCGCGGTGGTCAGCCCGAGCCTGGAGATCCACCATCTCCCGCACACCGCCTGCGATATCGCCGAGTACCTCAGGCGGGCGGGAGCGAAGACCAACATGGTCGGGCTCGCGCGAGGGTTTGGGAAGCGGATCGCAAACCTCAACGATGAGGAGCGGGATATCATCAACGAGCACGACCTCGCCGTCTACGCCCTCGGGAACTTCGAGGAGTGTATCAGGGAGAAGCTCCCGGCGATCAGGCAGGGGATCCACGTGCCGATCGTGGTGACCGGGGCTCCTGACCGCGAGACGCTGGTCCGGATCATCGATCCGCCGGTCCAGGGGTACGTCGGGGGGGTCGGCAGGATCATGCATAGGTTCAAGCGCCCCGAGGAGCTCGCGAAACTCGACGAACTGGTGGAGGAGGTCTCCCGCACCCTGGACGCCCGGCGTGACGACCTTGCGCGTGACCCGCTCTCCGTCTTCCCGCCCCGGCTTATGGCGATCCTTGAAGAGCAGATATACGAGGTCACCATGCTGACGCACCCGACGCCGGTGACCGCCCAGATGGAGGGGTTACGGGTGAAACTCCCCTACGAGTTCTACGCCGACGACCTGCGGACCCTTGAGGTCGCCGACGGCGTCACGCTTGGGGATATCGCCGACGTCCTGCCGTCACGGATGCGCAATTACATATTGATACGGATTAAACCCTTCTCTGAGACCGGGATACTGGTGTAG
- the asnB gene encoding asparagine synthase (glutamine-hydrolyzing), producing the protein MCGIAGQFVLNGGEADADLVGAMAERLRHRGPDGEGTCFSGPVGLAHRRLAIIDLSDEGRQPMANEDGSLWIVFNGEVYNYLELREDLRALGHRFATATDTEVVLHAYEEWGRDCLHRFNGMWAFAIWDNRRRELFCARDRLGVKPLYYTLAGGSFLFASEIKALLAHPAVGRKPNDRMLATFLAWGVADHTGETMYDGIFQLPPAHSIVVSVEGAGEPERYWDLVMNAAPGGADDDAAAGRVRDLLTDAVRLRLRSDVPVGTCLSGGIDSSTVTFLINDLLRAERPESVGDRQKTFSVCFDDPRFDESRHIDTVVAATEVASHRITPDTEGLWEDIGRLLYMQDEPFASLSIYAQYCVMRLASDEVKVVLDGQGADEQLAGYIAYQMPYVRGLLRQGRVLAALREAVGGARHHRSFFSWAIRQSLVRSERRELLRGDAPEVLRYAGSLDEVLAREITASNLPLLLHWEDRNSMAFSIEARVPFLDYRLVEYLAGLPLDQKIRGGVTKYVLRRAIRGLVPDAVRCRMDKMGFVTPEEVWMKDELRPHILDLFSTPEFSRRPFWDAERVLQNYREFLDGKSEYSTEFWRIACAEVWLRQFD; encoded by the coding sequence ATGTGCGGCATCGCCGGGCAGTTTGTCCTGAACGGGGGGGAGGCGGATGCGGACCTCGTCGGGGCCATGGCGGAGCGGCTCCGCCACCGCGGGCCTGACGGCGAGGGAACCTGCTTCTCCGGTCCGGTTGGGCTTGCCCATCGCCGTCTTGCGATCATCGACCTCTCCGACGAAGGCCGGCAGCCGATGGCAAACGAGGACGGGTCGCTCTGGATCGTCTTCAACGGCGAGGTCTACAACTACCTGGAACTCAGGGAAGACCTCAGGGCTCTCGGCCACCGGTTCGCCACCGCGACCGATACCGAGGTGGTCCTGCACGCCTACGAGGAGTGGGGGCGGGACTGCCTGCACCGGTTCAATGGGATGTGGGCCTTTGCTATCTGGGACAATCGCCGCCGCGAACTCTTCTGTGCCCGGGACCGCCTGGGCGTAAAACCGTTGTACTATACCCTGGCCGGGGGGTCGTTCCTCTTCGCGTCGGAGATCAAGGCGCTGCTCGCGCATCCCGCGGTCGGCCGGAAGCCCAACGACCGGATGCTTGCGACGTTTCTTGCGTGGGGGGTTGCGGACCATACCGGGGAGACGATGTACGACGGGATCTTCCAGCTTCCGCCGGCTCACTCTATCGTCGTCTCGGTCGAGGGTGCCGGGGAGCCGGAGCGCTACTGGGATCTTGTGATGAACGCTGCCCCCGGGGGGGCTGACGACGATGCCGCCGCGGGGAGGGTCCGCGACCTCCTGACCGATGCGGTCAGGCTCAGGCTCCGGAGCGACGTCCCGGTCGGGACCTGTCTCTCGGGGGGGATCGACTCCTCGACGGTCACCTTCCTGATCAACGACCTCCTGCGGGCGGAGCGCCCGGAGAGCGTCGGCGACCGGCAGAAGACGTTCTCGGTCTGTTTCGACGATCCCAGGTTCGACGAGAGCAGGCATATCGACACGGTGGTTGCGGCGACGGAGGTCGCGAGCCACCGGATAACTCCCGATACGGAGGGGCTCTGGGAGGATATCGGGCGGCTGCTCTACATGCAGGATGAGCCGTTTGCGTCGCTCTCGATATACGCCCAGTACTGCGTGATGCGGCTTGCGAGCGACGAGGTGAAGGTTGTCCTCGACGGGCAGGGGGCCGATGAGCAGCTGGCCGGGTATATCGCCTACCAGATGCCGTATGTCAGGGGGCTGTTGCGGCAGGGCCGGGTCCTTGCGGCGCTCCGGGAGGCCGTCGGGGGCGCACGGCACCACCGGTCATTCTTTTCGTGGGCAATCCGTCAGTCTCTTGTCCGGTCGGAGCGGAGGGAGCTTCTCCGGGGGGACGCGCCCGAGGTCCTCAGGTACGCGGGATCGCTTGACGAGGTGCTCGCACGGGAGATCACGGCCTCAAACCTCCCCCTCCTGCTGCACTGGGAGGACCGCAACTCAATGGCCTTCTCGATCGAGGCCCGGGTCCCGTTCCTCGACTATAGGCTCGTGGAGTACCTCGCGGGGCTCCCGCTCGACCAGAAGATCCGGGGCGGGGTCACGAAGTACGTGCTGCGGCGGGCGATCCGGGGGCTGGTCCCGGACGCCGTCCGGTGCAGGATGGACAAGATGGGTTTTGTCACGCCCGAGGAGGTCTGGATGAAGGACGAACTCCGCCCCCATATCCTTGACCTCTTCTCAACGCCGGAGTTTTCCCGGCGGCCCTTCTGGGACGCGGAGCGGGTGCTCCAAAACTACCGGGAGTTCCTCGACGGGAAGAGCGAGTACTCCACCGAGTTCTGGCGGATCGCCTGCGCCGAGGTCTGGCTGCGGCAGTTTGATTGA
- a CDS encoding methanogenesis marker 17 protein, whose protein sequence is MPQLKQLVIESPDEVGREAYERIAADVLQDLDLVKVVEYLHIYVDPKVPIFVAAGRLRHMPRAIRVNDFVNVNIGEKMTVLDIADETYLAPLLRKLWARYGKENVDQPDRFTVVLPAGVAGEEELEQMVVADPSETLYKDVIYALQYIAPEGFKVRRQYIKGGKFYYVASEDTLPGDIVETMVAPIFERMGVTL, encoded by the coding sequence ATGCCCCAGTTGAAACAACTCGTGATCGAGTCGCCCGACGAGGTCGGGAGGGAGGCTTATGAGCGGATCGCGGCCGACGTGCTCCAGGACCTCGACCTGGTCAAGGTGGTCGAGTACCTGCACATCTACGTCGACCCGAAGGTGCCGATCTTCGTCGCCGCCGGGCGCCTGCGCCATATGCCGCGCGCGATCCGGGTCAACGACTTCGTGAACGTGAACATCGGCGAGAAGATGACCGTTCTCGATATCGCCGACGAGACCTACCTTGCGCCGCTGCTCCGGAAACTCTGGGCCCGCTATGGGAAGGAGAACGTCGACCAGCCCGACCGGTTCACCGTCGTCCTCCCGGCGGGGGTGGCAGGGGAAGAGGAACTTGAGCAGATGGTGGTCGCCGACCCGAGCGAGACACTCTATAAGGATGTCATCTACGCGCTCCAGTACATCGCGCCCGAGGGGTTCAAGGTCCGCCGCCAGTATATCAAGGGCGGGAAGTTTTACTACGTGGCAAGCGAGGATACCCTGCCGGGTGATATCGTGGAGACGATGGTCGCACCGATCTTTGAGAGGATGGGGGTGACGCTGTGA
- a CDS encoding ATP-binding cassette domain-containing protein yields the protein MNAFSVEDLIERLDRLHARGPIPFDAKRGEILGILCPCGQDRRTLIAILMTTLFPLPGFAEHSPLAVLGNLGDVRRSMGIALQDPVLDPALTARENLEFQARLHGLDDRIRRRRIPEVIGLFGLSGVADAAVGTCSPATARRLEIARAFIAHPAVLFLAEPTRELDDSGRREIRDLLRRLNRERRVTIIFTTHDMVDTVAICDRVAVVDCGEVVALDTPEMFQAVMGIDDAPLELDDIS from the coding sequence ATGAACGCCTTTAGTGTTGAGGACCTGATAGAGCGCCTGGACCGACTCCATGCACGCGGTCCTATCCCGTTCGACGCGAAGAGAGGAGAGATCCTGGGCATCCTCTGCCCCTGCGGCCAGGATCGGCGGACCCTGATCGCTATCCTTATGACGACGCTCTTCCCGCTCCCCGGGTTTGCCGAGCACTCCCCGCTTGCGGTCCTCGGGAACCTCGGGGACGTGCGACGGAGCATGGGCATCGCCCTCCAGGATCCGGTTCTCGACCCGGCGCTGACCGCGAGGGAGAATCTGGAGTTCCAAGCGCGGCTGCATGGCCTGGATGACAGGATCCGGAGAAGGAGGATCCCTGAGGTCATCGGGCTTTTCGGGCTCTCCGGGGTCGCGGATGCCGCGGTCGGGACCTGCTCCCCTGCGACGGCGCGGCGGCTTGAGATTGCGCGGGCGTTTATCGCTCACCCGGCGGTCCTCTTCCTTGCCGAACCGACCCGGGAACTGGACGATTCCGGCCGCCGGGAGATCCGGGATCTGCTCAGGCGGCTGAACCGCGAACGAAGGGTGACGATCATCTTTACAACCCATGATATGGTAGATACAGTGGCGATCTGCGACCGGGTTGCGGTCGTGGACTGTGGCGAGGTTGTAGCCCTGGATACCCCGGAGATGTTCCAGGCGGTGATGGGGATCGATGATGCGCCGCTGGAACTTGATGATATCTCGTGA
- a CDS encoding rhodanese-like domain-containing protein, producing MVDPYLSLALGCIVMAVLIGGCSSAGPAPDQIIRTVPPAEASALIEEMGQRPEFVIIDARRPDEFAGGHIPGAINIDSATFSEHIAELDPDGIYVIYCRTGVRSAGVREAMREAEFGEVYEIEGGIGAWKAAGLPVAGG from the coding sequence ATGGTTGACCCGTACCTTTCCCTCGCGCTTGGGTGCATCGTCATGGCCGTTCTGATCGGCGGGTGCTCCAGCGCCGGTCCCGCGCCCGACCAGATCATCCGGACCGTGCCGCCCGCTGAAGCGTCAGCCCTGATCGAAGAGATGGGGCAGCGTCCGGAGTTTGTCATCATCGACGCGAGAAGGCCGGACGAGTTCGCAGGCGGGCATATTCCGGGCGCAATCAACATCGACTCTGCAACCTTTTCAGAGCATATTGCCGAACTTGACCCGGACGGAATCTACGTCATCTACTGCCGGACGGGCGTGCGGAGCGCCGGCGTCCGCGAAGCGATGCGGGAAGCCGAGTTTGGCGAGGTCTATGAGATTGAGGGCGGCATTGGCGCCTGGAAGGCGGCCGGCCTCCCGGTGGCCGGGGGTTAA
- a CDS encoding carboxymuconolactone decarboxylase family protein — MDFEKISARIAEQGSEAIAKELLREIENEYGRVPLIFERMSERPEILISHLLYKGAVVETSQLEPKMIELISLAVGAALKCSHCVEYHMQAAIAKGATRAEILEVILIAGLLANAAVLADAYRVVNGSTPCPSCDINGTGLDKTCSDK, encoded by the coding sequence ATGGATTTCGAGAAGATATCCGCGAGGATTGCGGAACAGGGTTCGGAAGCGATTGCAAAGGAACTCCTCCGGGAGATTGAGAACGAGTACGGCAGGGTCCCCCTGATTTTTGAACGGATGTCGGAACGTCCCGAGATCCTCATCTCGCACCTCCTCTATAAGGGCGCCGTGGTGGAGACCAGTCAGCTCGAGCCGAAGATGATCGAGTTGATCAGCCTTGCGGTGGGTGCCGCGCTCAAGTGCAGCCACTGTGTTGAGTACCACATGCAGGCGGCGATAGCGAAGGGCGCAACCCGGGCCGAGATCCTGGAGGTGATCCTGATCGCAGGATTGCTCGCGAACGCCGCGGTCCTCGCGGATGCTTACCGCGTGGTAAACGGTTCGACTCCCTGCCCCTCCTGTGACATCAACGGCACGGGCCTTGATAAGACCTGTTCTGATAAGTGA
- a CDS encoding methanogenesis marker 5 protein: MAKVFIYPATSLILSDLVARFGHKPLGAALGIRERIQTAGIDSPPLQITPEEPKRGLKYAAVEVPSGVRGRMAIYGPLIEEAEAAVIVTDADLAFGCMGCARTDELILFSLRQSGIPILELKYPTSDEEGVLFVAAIKKFLAGLPNGGEA, encoded by the coding sequence ATGGCAAAGGTGTTTATCTACCCTGCAACGAGCCTCATTCTCTCTGATCTTGTGGCCCGGTTCGGCCACAAACCGCTCGGTGCAGCCCTCGGTATCAGGGAGCGGATACAGACCGCCGGGATCGACTCCCCACCCCTGCAGATCACGCCGGAAGAGCCGAAACGCGGCCTGAAGTACGCGGCCGTCGAGGTGCCGTCAGGCGTCCGGGGGCGGATGGCGATCTACGGCCCCCTCATCGAGGAGGCGGAGGCCGCGGTCATCGTGACCGACGCTGACCTGGCGTTCGGGTGCATGGGGTGCGCCCGCACCGACGAGTTGATCCTCTTCTCCCTGCGCCAGAGTGGTATACCGATCCTGGAACTGAAGTACCCCACGAGCGATGAGGAAGGCGTGCTGTTCGTCGCCGCCATCAAGAAGTTCCTCGCCGGTCTCCCGAACGGAGGTGAAGCGTGA